In Nicotiana tabacum cultivar K326 chromosome 11, ASM71507v2, whole genome shotgun sequence, a single window of DNA contains:
- the LOC142166019 gene encoding secreted RxLR effector protein 161-like: protein MYLITTRPDILYVVSVLYKFLNSPNEVLMKVAKRVLGYVKGTIDYGVRFSKYQNFKLWGFSDSDWAGSVEDIKSTSGYCFSFCSGYFSWCSKKQAIIAQSTAEAEFVAATASINQALWMKKIACDLGLEIKKSTEVFVDNQAAIAISHNPVFHGKIKHFNMKLYFLREVQKDGLVNLVHCKMEEQLTDIFTKALPASKFEILRMKLAIYSS from the coding sequence ATGTATCTTATAACGACAAGGCCAGATATACTGTATGTTGTAAGTGTACTATACAAATTCTTGAATTCTCCAAATGAAGTGCTTATGAAAGTTGCAAAAAGAGTGCTCGGGTATGTCAAAGGAACAATAGATTATGGAGTCAGATTTAGCAAGTATCAGAATTTCAAACTTTGGGGATTTTCTGACAGTGATTGGGCTGGTTCTGTTGAAGATATAAAAAGTACTTCAGGGTACTGTTTTAGTTTTTGCTCAGGCTATTTTTCTTGGTGTTCTAAGAAGCAAGCGATTATTGCTCAATCAACTGCAGAGGCAGAATTCGTTGCTGCTACAGCTTCTATCAATCAAGCTTTGTGGATGAAGAAAATTGCATGCGATCTTGGTTTGGAGATTAAGAAAAGCACTGAGGTATTTGTAGACAACCAAGCTGCTATCGCTATTTCTCACAATCCAGTATTTCATGGAAAGATCAAGCATTTCAATATGAAACTATATTTTCTGAGAGAAGTGCAAAAAGATGGTCTGGTGAATCTGGTGCATTGCAAAATGGAAGAACAATTGACTGATATTTTTACAAAAGCTCTTCCAGCAAGCAAATTTGAGATCTTGAGAATGAAACTTGCGATTTACAGCTCTTGA